The following proteins are co-located in the Nocardioides piscis genome:
- a CDS encoding acyl-CoA dehydrogenase family protein: MTTPSFGLSQDHLDLRDWVHAFARDVVRPAAVEWDEREEFPWPVVEEAAKIGLYSLDFFATQSFDETGLGIPVAMEELFWGDAGIGLSIVGTALAAAAVSSNGTPEQVGEWVPQMFGEPGDLKLAAFCSSEPDAGSDVGAMRTRATYDEASDEWVLNGTKTWATNGGLADVHVVTCVVEPELRTRGQASFVVPPGTPGLSQGQKFLKHGIRASHTAEVVLDNVRVPGRCLLGGKEKLDARLAKAREGARSKGQPSMATFERTRPAVGAQAIGIARAAYEVALDYAKTREQFGKPIIENQAIAFTLADMATSIEASRLLVWRAAWMASTGKTFTSAEGSMSKLHAGESAVRVTGQAMQILGGNGYTRDYPVERLARDARIYTIFEGTSEIQRLVIARAISGAPIR; encoded by the coding sequence GTGACCACGCCCTCGTTCGGCCTCAGCCAGGACCACCTCGACCTGCGCGACTGGGTGCACGCCTTCGCTCGCGACGTGGTCCGGCCCGCCGCCGTCGAGTGGGACGAGCGCGAGGAGTTCCCCTGGCCCGTGGTCGAGGAGGCAGCCAAGATCGGGCTCTACTCGCTCGACTTCTTCGCCACCCAGAGCTTCGACGAGACCGGGCTCGGCATCCCGGTCGCGATGGAGGAGCTCTTCTGGGGGGACGCCGGCATCGGTCTCTCCATCGTCGGTACGGCGCTGGCTGCCGCGGCGGTCAGCTCCAACGGCACCCCGGAGCAGGTCGGAGAGTGGGTGCCGCAGATGTTCGGCGAGCCGGGCGACCTCAAGCTCGCCGCGTTCTGCTCATCCGAGCCCGACGCCGGCTCCGACGTGGGGGCGATGCGGACCCGCGCGACCTACGACGAGGCCAGCGACGAGTGGGTGCTCAACGGCACCAAGACGTGGGCCACGAACGGCGGGCTGGCCGACGTCCACGTCGTCACCTGTGTCGTGGAGCCGGAGCTCCGCACCCGTGGCCAAGCCAGCTTCGTGGTGCCACCCGGGACCCCCGGGCTCAGCCAGGGACAGAAGTTCCTCAAGCACGGGATCCGCGCCTCGCACACCGCCGAGGTGGTGCTCGACAACGTGCGCGTGCCGGGCCGCTGCCTGCTGGGAGGCAAGGAGAAGCTGGACGCGCGGCTCGCGAAGGCCCGCGAGGGCGCGCGGTCGAAGGGCCAGCCCTCGATGGCGACCTTCGAGCGGACCCGCCCGGCCGTGGGTGCCCAGGCGATCGGGATCGCGCGCGCGGCATACGAGGTGGCCCTGGACTATGCGAAGACCCGCGAGCAGTTCGGCAAGCCGATCATCGAGAACCAGGCGATCGCCTTCACCCTGGCGGACATGGCGACCTCGATCGAGGCATCGCGGCTGCTGGTGTGGCGGGCGGCGTGGATGGCCAGCACCGGCAAGACCTTCACGTCTGCTGAGGGGTCGATGTCCAAGCTCCATGCCGGTGAGAGCGCCGTGAGGGTGACCGGCCAGGCGATGCAGATCCTGGGTGGCAACGGCTACACCCGCGACTACCCCGTCGAGCGGCTGGCGCGCGACGCCCGGATCTACACGATCTTCGAGGGCACCTCCGAGATCCAGCGCCTGGTCATCGCCCGGGCGATCTCGGGTGCGCCCATCCGCTGA
- a CDS encoding GtrA family protein, with amino-acid sequence MTGSSRRLAGEIGRYLAVGLGATIVSVVLFNFLVHGLNTADWAPLNDHPITGYVLANLVGTAVAYRGTRSWAFRHRTTSHPDGGRTAFVLISLVTMLIPMACLWVSRNLLGLDDPFSDNISANLIGLALGNAARFVLTRQFVFAHHREGEPASHV; translated from the coding sequence GTGACAGGGAGCAGTCGCCGGTTGGCCGGGGAGATCGGGCGCTATCTCGCCGTCGGACTGGGCGCGACGATCGTCTCGGTCGTGCTGTTCAACTTCCTCGTGCACGGGCTCAACACCGCCGACTGGGCCCCGCTCAACGACCACCCGATCACGGGCTACGTCCTCGCCAACCTCGTTGGTACGGCGGTGGCCTACCGCGGCACCAGGTCGTGGGCCTTCCGCCACCGCACCACCAGCCACCCCGACGGCGGTCGGACCGCGTTCGTGCTGATCAGCCTGGTGACCATGCTGATCCCGATGGCGTGCCTGTGGGTCAGCCGCAATCTGCTCGGCCTCGACGACCCGTTCTCCGACAACATCTCGGCCAACCTGATCGGGCTGGCCCTCGGCAACGCAGCCCGCTTCGTGCTCACGCGCCAGTTCGTCTTCGCCCACCACCGCGAGGGGGAGCCGGCGAGCCACGTGTGA
- a CDS encoding Maf family protein, producing MEFVLASASPARLATLTGAGLDPLVIVSGVDESALDGLAPAELALRLAELKCRAVAARDDLPRDALVLGCDSVLELDGEALGKPGTPDEARRRWQRMRGRSGVLHSGHCLIDVAASREAVRLVSTTVDFADVSDAEIDAYVATGEPLHVAGAFTIDGFGGAFVTRIDGDHHNVVGVSLPALRELVIGLGHQWTHLWRRP from the coding sequence ATGGAGTTCGTCCTCGCCTCCGCCTCACCGGCCCGTCTCGCCACCCTCACCGGCGCCGGGCTCGATCCCCTGGTGATCGTCAGCGGGGTCGACGAGTCCGCGCTCGACGGGCTCGCGCCTGCCGAGCTGGCGCTGCGGCTGGCCGAGCTGAAGTGTCGAGCCGTGGCCGCCCGCGACGACCTACCACGTGATGCCCTCGTGCTGGGCTGCGACTCGGTGCTCGAGCTCGACGGCGAGGCGCTCGGCAAGCCGGGCACCCCCGACGAGGCGCGGCGCCGCTGGCAGCGGATGCGGGGGCGCAGCGGGGTGCTGCACAGCGGACACTGCCTGATCGACGTCGCCGCCAGCCGGGAGGCCGTCCGGCTCGTCTCCACCACCGTCGACTTCGCCGACGTGAGCGACGCGGAGATCGATGCCTACGTCGCGACGGGCGAGCCGCTGCACGTGGCCGGGGCCTTCACGATCGACGGCTTCGGTGGTGCCTTCGTCACCCGGATCGACGGGGACCACCACAACGTCGTGGGAGTCAGCCTGCCGGCGCTGCGTGAGCTGGTGATCGGTCTCGGTCACCAGTGGACTCACCTGTGGCGGCGCCCCTGA
- a CDS encoding type IV toxin-antitoxin system AbiEi family antitoxin domain-containing protein: protein MPRTRTCRLEPLALARLMARQEGVISRSQVLELGGDDVDIRRKIRRREWAPVHPGVYVAHTGPLTRAQRMWAAVLLHWPAAVHRESALELHGLKQDRRRSRTEEPVRLAIDAARRTPATVPGIEVERLRDARSWLTPHHWPPRVQVELALLKVASGRDLAGAIAVLADGCQQRRTDVTRLLLAVERLPTLPGRAALVEVLHDVSSGAHSVLETRYLRHVERAHGLPVAQRQVREGAGGRVAIRDGKYAAQGVVVELDGRFGHSDALDRWADLDRDLAAAEQSLVTIRLGWAQVLGPCRVAASVAVILQARGWSGAPRPCGPDCAVRDRGQS, encoded by the coding sequence ATGCCCCGGACCCGCACCTGCCGGCTCGAGCCGCTCGCCCTTGCGCGGCTGATGGCGCGACAGGAGGGGGTGATCAGCCGCTCCCAGGTCCTCGAGCTCGGCGGTGACGACGTGGACATCCGTCGAAAGATTCGCCGCCGTGAGTGGGCTCCGGTGCATCCGGGCGTCTACGTCGCCCACACGGGGCCGCTGACCCGCGCCCAGCGCATGTGGGCAGCGGTCCTCCTCCACTGGCCGGCGGCGGTCCACCGGGAGTCAGCCCTGGAGCTCCACGGCCTGAAGCAGGACCGCCGTCGCAGCCGCACCGAGGAGCCGGTCAGGCTGGCGATCGATGCTGCTCGCCGTACGCCCGCGACCGTCCCCGGCATCGAGGTCGAGCGGCTCCGCGACGCCCGGTCCTGGCTGACCCCGCACCACTGGCCGCCCCGCGTCCAGGTCGAGCTCGCCCTGCTCAAGGTGGCCTCCGGACGCGACCTCGCGGGGGCGATCGCCGTGCTCGCGGACGGGTGCCAGCAGCGACGCACCGACGTCACGAGGCTGCTGCTCGCGGTGGAACGGCTCCCGACGCTGCCCGGTCGGGCCGCGCTGGTGGAGGTGCTCCACGACGTGTCGAGCGGCGCCCACTCGGTGCTGGAGACGCGCTACCTGCGACACGTGGAGCGGGCGCACGGACTGCCCGTTGCCCAGCGGCAGGTCCGGGAGGGGGCGGGGGGTCGCGTGGCGATCCGCGACGGGAAGTATGCCGCGCAGGGGGTGGTGGTCGAGCTCGACGGCCGCTTCGGCCACTCCGACGCGCTCGACCGCTGGGCCGACCTCGACCGGGACCTCGCGGCGGCGGAGCAGTCGCTGGTGACCATCAGGCTGGGGTGGGCGCAGGTGCTCGGACCGTGCCGTGTCGCCGCGTCGGTGGCGGTCATCCTCCAGGCTCGCGGGTGGTCCGGTGCTCCGCGCCCCTGTGGTCCCGACTGTGCGGTGCGAGACCGTGGGCAGTCCTAG
- a CDS encoding DUF885 domain-containing protein: MTTRTIDALCDQFVEDYAALDPIAATGMGVAGHDDRLTDLSPAGYDARIALVRAAVEAVEAATPVDDREAAARDSFLERNRLELELEEAGLSRSRMSVLWSGLHEVREVFDLMPTDGPEAVADIRARLAAVPAAVEGLRVTLSDEARKGNVAASRQYAEVAEQVRRWTGEVGDGGDFFAGLVDRLVSDDKDELRSLARAASRAFAGFGLFLSDELEPQGRERQAVGREHYQLASRYFLGAEVDLDEAYAWGWAELQRINDLMSETAEAILPGAGVDEAVAHLEADESRVIRGREAFRDWMQQLADRTIADLADVHFDIPEPVRRIECLLAPTNDGGIYYTGPSEDFTRPGRMWWSVPDGIEDFHPWREVTTVFHEGVPGHHLQVGQTAYRKESLNRWQRLMCWTSGHGEGWALYAERLMDDLGHLADPADKLGMLDGQSMRAARVIVDIGMHLELEIPADNTLGAGGAAFHPGETWTPELGLEFMRLHCRMDDEVIQFEVKRYLGLPGQAPSYKLGERIWLDARADVQRRHGESFDLKAFHRAALDLGSLGLDPLRAALARL, from the coding sequence GTGACCACCCGGACCATCGATGCCCTGTGTGACCAGTTCGTCGAGGACTACGCAGCCCTCGACCCCATCGCCGCCACCGGCATGGGGGTGGCTGGCCACGACGATCGGCTGACGGACCTCTCGCCGGCCGGCTACGACGCACGGATCGCGCTCGTCCGGGCCGCCGTCGAGGCCGTCGAGGCGGCGACGCCGGTCGACGACCGCGAGGCCGCCGCCCGTGACTCGTTCCTCGAGCGCAACCGGCTGGAGCTGGAGCTGGAGGAGGCCGGTCTGAGCCGCTCCCGGATGTCGGTCCTGTGGAGCGGCCTGCACGAGGTGCGGGAGGTCTTCGACCTCATGCCCACCGACGGTCCGGAGGCCGTCGCCGACATCCGCGCCAGGCTGGCGGCCGTGCCCGCTGCCGTGGAGGGGCTGCGGGTGACGCTGTCGGACGAGGCGCGCAAGGGCAACGTCGCCGCGTCGCGGCAGTATGCCGAGGTGGCCGAGCAGGTCCGCCGCTGGACAGGCGAGGTCGGCGACGGCGGCGACTTCTTCGCCGGACTGGTCGACCGGCTGGTGAGCGACGACAAGGACGAGCTGCGCTCGCTCGCCAGGGCGGCCAGCCGCGCCTTCGCTGGCTTCGGGTTGTTCCTGTCCGACGAGCTCGAGCCGCAGGGACGCGAGCGGCAGGCCGTGGGCCGGGAGCACTACCAGCTGGCCAGCCGCTACTTCCTCGGCGCCGAGGTCGACCTCGACGAGGCCTACGCCTGGGGCTGGGCCGAGCTGCAGCGGATCAACGACCTGATGTCCGAGACCGCCGAGGCGATCCTGCCCGGAGCGGGCGTCGACGAGGCCGTTGCCCACCTCGAGGCCGACGAGAGCCGGGTGATCAGGGGCCGCGAGGCCTTCCGCGACTGGATGCAGCAGCTGGCCGACCGGACCATCGCCGACCTGGCCGACGTCCACTTCGACATCCCCGAGCCGGTCCGCCGCATCGAATGCCTGCTCGCGCCCACCAACGACGGCGGGATCTACTACACCGGCCCGTCCGAGGACTTCACCCGCCCGGGCCGCATGTGGTGGTCGGTGCCCGACGGCATCGAGGACTTCCACCCGTGGCGCGAGGTGACCACCGTCTTTCACGAGGGCGTGCCGGGCCACCACCTGCAGGTGGGACAGACCGCCTATCGCAAGGAGAGCCTCAACCGCTGGCAACGCCTGATGTGCTGGACCAGCGGGCACGGCGAGGGTTGGGCGCTGTATGCCGAGCGGCTGATGGACGACCTGGGCCACCTCGCCGACCCGGCCGACAAGCTCGGAATGCTCGACGGCCAGTCGATGCGGGCCGCCCGCGTGATCGTCGACATCGGCATGCACCTCGAGCTCGAGATCCCGGCCGACAACACGCTGGGAGCCGGTGGTGCCGCGTTCCACCCGGGTGAGACCTGGACCCCCGAGCTCGGGCTGGAGTTCATGCGGCTGCACTGCCGGATGGACGACGAGGTCATCCAGTTCGAGGTCAAGCGCTATCTCGGACTGCCCGGTCAGGCGCCGTCATACAAGCTCGGCGAACGCATCTGGCTCGACGCACGCGCGGACGTCCAGCGACGCCACGGCGAGTCGTTCGACCTCAAGGCCTTCCACCGCGCCGCCCTCGACCTGGGCTCGCTCGGCCTCGACCCCCTCCGCGCCGCACTCGCCCGGCTCTGA
- a CDS encoding acyl-CoA carboxylase subunit epsilon, producing MTEPSSPSSDAQGAPLLRIVNADATPEEIAALVAVFASIGSGGGGVRRRRTPAWSQPARLVRTPVAHGPGGWRTSGLPR from the coding sequence ATGACCGAGCCGAGCAGCCCCAGCAGCGACGCGCAGGGCGCGCCCCTCCTCCGCATCGTCAACGCCGACGCGACCCCCGAGGAGATCGCTGCGCTCGTCGCGGTGTTCGCCTCGATCGGGTCGGGCGGCGGTGGGGTCAGGCGTCGGCGTACGCCCGCGTGGTCGCAGCCGGCCCGTCTCGTGCGGACGCCCGTCGCGCACGGCCCCGGCGGCTGGCGCACCAGCGGCCTCCCCCGCTGA
- a CDS encoding acyl-CoA carboxylase subunit beta, with protein sequence MSAQVQPGEGTDVPADIDIHTTAGKLADLERRLDEAVHAGSAKAIEKQHAKGRKTARERIEMLFDEGSFVELDELARHRSVAFGLDKKRPYGDGVVTGYGTVDGRQVCVFSQDFTVFGGSLGEVYGEKITKVMDLAIKTGCPIIGINEGAGARIQEGVVSLGLYGEIFRRNVHASGVIPQISMIMGNCAGGHVYSPAVTDFTIMVDQTSAMFITGPDVIKTVTGEDVTIEELGGARTHNTKSGNAHYMASDEEDAIEYVKALLSYLPQNNLDEPQVYDEDIDLGLSDTDKALDTLIPDGANQPYDMHTVIEAVLDDEEFLEVQPLFAPNIIIGYGRVEGRPVGIVANQPMQFAGTLDIDASEKAARFVRTCDAFNVPVLTFVDVPGFLPGTDQEYSGIIRRGAKLIYAYAEATVPLVTVITRKAYGGAYDVMGSKHLGADINVAWPTAQIAVMGAQGAVNILYRNEIAEATEAGNVEERRAELVQEYDDTLANPYVAAERGYIDAVIAPHETRAEIVRSLRLLRSKRETLPAKKHGNIPL encoded by the coding sequence GTGAGCGCACAGGTTCAGCCCGGCGAGGGCACGGACGTCCCGGCGGACATCGACATCCACACGACCGCGGGCAAGCTCGCCGACCTCGAGCGTCGCCTCGACGAGGCCGTGCACGCCGGGTCGGCCAAGGCGATCGAGAAGCAGCACGCGAAGGGTCGCAAGACTGCCCGCGAGCGGATCGAGATGCTCTTCGACGAGGGGTCGTTCGTCGAGCTCGACGAGCTCGCCCGACACCGTTCCGTGGCGTTCGGCCTGGACAAGAAGCGCCCCTACGGCGACGGCGTGGTCACCGGCTACGGCACCGTGGACGGCCGGCAGGTCTGCGTCTTCTCCCAGGACTTCACCGTCTTCGGCGGCTCGCTCGGCGAGGTCTATGGCGAGAAGATCACCAAGGTGATGGACCTCGCGATCAAGACCGGCTGCCCGATCATCGGCATCAACGAGGGCGCCGGAGCCCGCATCCAGGAGGGCGTCGTCTCCCTCGGCCTGTATGGCGAGATCTTCCGCCGCAACGTGCACGCCTCCGGCGTGATCCCGCAGATCAGCATGATCATGGGCAACTGCGCCGGTGGGCACGTCTACTCCCCCGCGGTCACCGACTTCACGATCATGGTCGACCAGACCTCGGCGATGTTCATCACCGGCCCCGACGTGATCAAGACCGTCACCGGCGAGGACGTCACGATCGAGGAGCTGGGCGGCGCCCGGACGCACAACACCAAGTCGGGCAACGCCCACTACATGGCCTCCGACGAGGAGGACGCGATCGAATACGTCAAGGCGCTGCTGTCCTACCTGCCGCAGAACAACCTCGACGAGCCGCAGGTCTATGACGAGGACATCGACCTCGGCCTCAGCGACACCGACAAGGCGCTCGACACCCTCATCCCGGACGGCGCCAACCAGCCCTACGACATGCACACCGTGATCGAGGCGGTGCTCGACGACGAGGAGTTCCTCGAGGTCCAGCCGCTCTTCGCGCCCAACATCATCATCGGCTACGGCCGGGTCGAGGGCCGCCCGGTCGGGATCGTGGCCAACCAGCCGATGCAGTTCGCCGGCACGCTCGACATCGACGCGAGCGAGAAGGCTGCGCGCTTCGTCCGCACCTGTGACGCCTTCAACGTCCCCGTCCTGACCTTCGTCGACGTGCCTGGCTTCCTGCCCGGCACCGACCAGGAGTACAGCGGCATCATCCGTCGCGGCGCCAAGCTCATCTACGCCTACGCCGAGGCCACCGTCCCGCTCGTCACGGTCATCACCCGCAAGGCCTACGGCGGCGCCTACGACGTCATGGGGTCCAAGCACCTCGGCGCCGACATCAACGTCGCCTGGCCGACCGCCCAGATCGCGGTCATGGGTGCTCAGGGCGCGGTCAACATCCTCTATCGCAACGAGATCGCCGAGGCGACCGAGGCGGGCAACGTCGAGGAGCGTCGGGCCGAGCTGGTCCAGGAATACGACGACACCCTGGCCAACCCCTACGTCGCGGCCGAGCGCGGCTACATCGACGCGGTCATCGCCCCCCACGAGACCCGCGCCGAGATCGTGCGCTCGCTGCGGCTGCTGCGCTCCAAGCGCGAGACCCTGCCGGCGAAGAAGCACGGGAACATCCCGCTCTGA
- a CDS encoding biotin--[acetyl-CoA-carboxylase] ligase, which produces MTSTPSPRPALDPVRLAVPHGWRVEITEATPSTNAAVADRARAGEPDGLVVVTEHQTSGRGRLDRVWETPPRTSLTLSVLLRPDAPAADWPWLSLLTGYAVQAALADRLPEIALKWPNDVLVEERKIAGILVERIDTPTGPAAVVGIGINVSQSIDELPVALATSVELETGEPVDRTDLLGTVLGSLHGLQGLIGDTAALRSAYADVCSTIGRQVEVHLPGDQVRRGEVLDVDDRGALVVAGPEGTFTVGAGDVVHVRPQQ; this is translated from the coding sequence ATGACCTCCACGCCCTCACCTCGCCCAGCCCTCGATCCCGTCCGCCTCGCCGTTCCGCACGGCTGGCGGGTGGAGATCACCGAGGCCACGCCCTCGACCAACGCCGCCGTCGCCGACCGGGCCCGGGCCGGCGAGCCCGACGGCCTCGTCGTCGTCACCGAGCACCAGACATCCGGGCGCGGCCGCCTGGACCGCGTGTGGGAGACCCCGCCGCGGACCTCGCTGACGTTGTCCGTGCTGCTGCGCCCCGACGCGCCTGCTGCGGACTGGCCGTGGCTGTCGCTGCTCACCGGCTATGCCGTCCAGGCCGCGCTCGCCGACCGGCTGCCCGAGATCGCCCTGAAGTGGCCCAACGACGTGCTGGTCGAGGAACGCAAGATCGCCGGGATCCTGGTCGAGCGGATCGACACCCCGACCGGCCCGGCCGCGGTGGTGGGCATCGGGATCAACGTCTCCCAGTCCATCGATGAGCTGCCGGTCGCGCTGGCCACGTCGGTCGAGCTGGAGACGGGCGAGCCCGTGGACCGGACCGACCTGCTCGGGACGGTCCTGGGCTCTCTGCACGGCCTCCAGGGACTCATCGGTGACACAGCGGCACTGCGCTCGGCGTATGCCGACGTGTGCTCCACCATCGGACGGCAGGTCGAGGTCCACCTGCCCGGCGACCAGGTCCGTCGGGGCGAGGTGCTCGACGTGGACGACCGCGGTGCACTGGTGGTGGCCGGTCCCGAGGGCACCTTCACCGTGGGTGCCGGCGACGTCGTTCACGTGCGTCCCCAGCAGTGA
- a CDS encoding adenylate/guanylate cyclase domain-containing protein, with product MARERRRPTSSAADEPGSVPERLDQAVLREQPTLTALDVAAETGVTIDQVRRLWRALGFPEMATERAFGESDATAVSTLMTLVDSGVIEFDMAVNMTRGIGQTMSRLADWEVATLAGRVEELEAGEDATGSRVGSALRLIEEMSGPFEEMLVYAWRRHLAAAVARMEAMGAEREDLHTVDVTVGFADLVSFTALSNQIDRDELGDLVEKFEARCHDVVSVHGGRIIKSLGDSVLFVISDPTAAIAVAEGIINVIGRDARMPDVRVGLASGAVVPRLGDVFGPPVNMAARLTTVARRNRLIIDQTTADLLPSDEFEWRRLPARPVRGFGLVEPVAVRRR from the coding sequence ATGGCGCGTGAGCGTCGTCGTCCGACCTCGTCGGCCGCAGACGAGCCGGGGTCGGTCCCCGAGCGCCTCGACCAGGCGGTCCTGCGGGAGCAGCCGACCCTGACGGCGCTCGACGTCGCCGCCGAGACCGGCGTGACGATCGACCAGGTGCGCCGGTTGTGGCGAGCCCTGGGGTTCCCCGAGATGGCGACCGAGCGGGCGTTCGGGGAGTCGGACGCCACCGCCGTCTCGACCCTCATGACACTCGTCGACTCCGGGGTGATCGAGTTCGACATGGCCGTCAACATGACGCGGGGGATCGGGCAGACGATGTCGCGCCTGGCCGACTGGGAGGTCGCGACGCTCGCCGGCAGGGTGGAGGAGCTGGAGGCCGGTGAGGACGCGACCGGCTCGCGGGTCGGGTCTGCGTTGCGGCTGATCGAGGAGATGAGCGGACCCTTCGAGGAGATGCTGGTCTATGCGTGGCGGCGACACCTCGCGGCAGCGGTGGCGCGGATGGAGGCCATGGGCGCTGAGCGCGAGGACCTCCACACCGTCGACGTGACGGTCGGCTTCGCCGACCTGGTGTCCTTCACCGCGTTGTCCAACCAGATCGACCGGGACGAGCTCGGCGACCTCGTGGAGAAGTTCGAGGCGCGGTGCCACGACGTGGTCTCGGTCCACGGTGGCCGGATCATCAAGAGCCTGGGTGACTCGGTGCTGTTCGTGATCAGTGATCCGACCGCGGCGATCGCGGTCGCCGAGGGGATCATCAACGTCATTGGCCGGGACGCGCGGATGCCCGACGTCCGGGTCGGTCTCGCCTCGGGTGCGGTGGTCCCGCGGCTCGGCGACGTGTTCGGCCCGCCGGTGAACATGGCGGCGCGGTTGACGACCGTGGCTCGGCGAAACCGGCTCATCATCGACCAGACGACCGCCGACCTCCTGCCGTCCGACGAGTTCGAGTGGCGTCGGCTCCCCGCCAGGCCGGTGCGCGGGTTCGGCCTCGTCGAGCCGGTGGCCGTCCGCCGGCGCTGA
- a CDS encoding winged helix-turn-helix domain-containing protein, protein MDPQARRAWRGDRELELSRKEFDLLRVLMVRAGAIVSRSELMLEVWETTFWSSSKTIDVHLGWLRRKLGDDPRCPVLITTVRGVGLRFEADSTAATGSTR, encoded by the coding sequence TTGGACCCGCAGGCACGACGGGCGTGGCGGGGGGATCGAGAGCTGGAGCTCTCACGCAAGGAGTTCGATCTCCTCCGGGTGCTCATGGTGCGTGCGGGTGCCATCGTGTCGCGCTCCGAGCTGATGCTCGAGGTCTGGGAGACCACCTTCTGGTCGTCCTCCAAGACCATCGACGTCCACCTGGGTTGGTTGCGGCGCAAGCTCGGGGACGATCCGCGCTGCCCCGTGCTGATCACGACGGTGCGTGGAGTCGGCCTGCGGTTCGAGGCGGACTCGACCGCAGCCACCGGCTCGACGCGGTAG
- a CDS encoding 5-(carboxyamino)imidazole ribonucleotide synthase, producing the protein MSERAPTLAVIGGGQLARMMAQPAIALGLPLRLLAEAPGVSAAQVIPDQLVGDYTDLATLRAVTRDCPVVTFDHEHVPTEHLHALAADGIAVRPGPDALVHAQDKAVMRRRLAELDVPCPRNAVVADLADVEAFGLPCVLKTTRGGYDGKGVWIIRDLDAASAAFEAAAAAGVQILAEELVDFRRELSALVARSPSGQAAAYPVVASTQLDGICHEVVAPAPDLSPALAGEAQQIALRVAGALDVTGILAVELFETVDGRILVNELAMRPHNTGHWSQDGAVTSQFENHLRAVMDLPLGSPAPRARWTVMVNILGGPTDSGRLYDGFPHAMARDPGLRVHLYGKDLRPGRKVGHVNAYGDDLDDCLERARHAAAWFRGDLGNESE; encoded by the coding sequence GTGTCCGAGCGTGCCCCCACCCTTGCCGTGATCGGTGGCGGACAGCTCGCCCGGATGATGGCGCAGCCCGCGATCGCGCTGGGACTGCCGCTGCGACTGCTCGCCGAGGCGCCGGGTGTCTCCGCAGCCCAGGTGATCCCCGACCAGCTGGTGGGCGACTACACCGACCTGGCCACGCTGCGCGCGGTGACCCGCGACTGCCCGGTGGTCACCTTCGACCACGAACACGTGCCGACCGAGCACCTCCATGCGCTGGCGGCCGACGGCATCGCCGTACGCCCCGGGCCGGACGCCCTCGTGCACGCGCAGGACAAGGCCGTGATGCGGCGCCGGCTGGCCGAGCTCGACGTGCCGTGCCCCCGCAACGCGGTCGTCGCCGACCTGGCCGACGTCGAGGCCTTCGGGCTTCCGTGCGTGCTCAAGACGACCCGAGGCGGCTATGACGGCAAGGGGGTCTGGATCATCCGAGACCTCGACGCCGCGAGCGCGGCGTTCGAGGCGGCCGCCGCAGCCGGGGTCCAGATCCTGGCCGAGGAGCTCGTCGACTTCCGCCGCGAGCTGTCGGCCCTGGTCGCTCGGTCACCGTCTGGCCAGGCAGCGGCCTATCCGGTGGTCGCCTCGACCCAGCTGGACGGCATCTGTCACGAGGTCGTGGCGCCGGCTCCGGACCTCTCGCCCGCCCTGGCCGGCGAGGCGCAGCAGATCGCCCTGCGCGTCGCGGGTGCGCTCGACGTCACGGGCATCCTCGCCGTCGAGCTCTTCGAGACCGTCGACGGCCGGATCCTGGTCAACGAGCTGGCGATGCGCCCCCACAACACCGGCCACTGGAGCCAGGACGGCGCCGTGACGTCCCAGTTCGAGAATCATCTCCGCGCCGTCATGGACCTCCCGTTGGGCTCACCCGCCCCGCGGGCTCGCTGGACGGTGATGGTGAACATCCTGGGCGGGCCCACCGACAGCGGCCGCCTCTATGACGGCTTCCCCCACGCGATGGCCCGCGACCCCGGGCTGCGGGTGCACCTCTACGGCAAGGACCTGCGACCGGGCCGCAAGGTCGGCCACGTCAACGCCTACGGTGACGACCTCGACGACTGTCTCGAGCGCGCGCGGCACGCCGCCGCGTGGTTCCGGGGCGACCTCGGCAACGAAAGTGAGTGA